In Silene latifolia isolate original U9 population chromosome 3, ASM4854445v1, whole genome shotgun sequence, a single window of DNA contains:
- the LOC141648961 gene encoding uncharacterized protein LOC141648961, which yields MSCFDVRRSEVEALHAGQYHTRVKGQVIADFFADHPVPTEWEISDELPGEEIFYVDILPPWQMYFDDAARRDGAGAGVVFISPQNHVMPYSFTLTQFCSNNVAEYQALILGLQMAIEIGVRDMDIYGDSQLVINQVLDEYEVRKEDLIPYHQQALQLLNQLDSINIGHVPRSANKLADALANLAATLALGAEESMQVPVCNRWAIPLLETVEDIDTTYMICVYTIDEDDWRQPIIDFLDHQKLPDDPRHKVEVRRRAPKFLHYKGTLFRRSFLGHWLRCLNKDEATEAMHEAHSGICGAHQSGPKLYDRVKRMGYYWPTMVQDCMDFAKKCQPCQFYANFIHQPPEPLHPTVSSWPFEAWGLDIVGPLTPKASNGHEYILAGTDYFSKWAEAITLREVKKENVVNFIRTQIIYRYGVPQRIITDNGKQFDNHLMTSLGEKFKFTVQVIDVQRSCKWLG from the exons ATGTCTTGCTTTGATGTTCGCCGTTCAGAAGTTGAGGCACTACATGCAGGCCAATACCATACACGTG TAAAAGGTCAGGTTATTGCAGATTTCTTCGCTGATCATCCAGTCCCGACAGAGTGGGAAATTTCAGATGAACTACCAGGAGAAGAAATATTTTACGTGGACATTTTACCTCCATGGCAAATGTACTTTGACGATGCTGCAAGGCGAGACGGAGCTGGAGCAGGAGTTGTTTTCATATCTCCCCAAAACCATGTAATGCCATACTCATTTACACTCACACAATTTTGCTCAAATAACGTGGCAGAATACCAAGCTTTGATATTAGGTCTTCAAATGGCAATTGAAATAGGCGTGAGAGACATGGATATTTACGGAGACTCACAATTGGTGATCAACCAAGTCCTCGATGAGTATGAGGTAAGAAAGGAAGACTTAATTCCCTACCATCAACAGGCATTGCAACTGCTTAATCAACTTGACTCCATCAATATTGGTCATGTACCGaggagtgccaataagttggctGACGCGCTTGCTAACCTTGCAGCCACTTTGGCACTGGGGGCAGAAGAATCTATGCAAGTACCAGTGTGCAATCGCTGGGCAATACCTTTGCTTGAAACAGTAGAAGATATAGATACAACATATATGATTTGCGTCTACACGATTGATGAGGATGACTGGCGCCAACCTATCATCGATTTCTTGGACCACCAAAAATTACCTGATGATCCCAGGCATAAGGTAGAGGTACGCCGACGTGCTCCAAAATTTCTTCATTACAAAGGGACACTCTTCAGACGCTCTTTCTTAGGACACTGGTTGAGGTGTCTAAATAAAGATGAAGCTACTGAAGCAATGCACGAAGCTCACTCTGGCATTTGTGGCGCTCACCAATCTGGACCTAAACTTTATGATCGTGTAAAGAGAATGGGGTATTACTGGCCAACCATGGTTCAAGACTGCATGGACTTCGCGAAAAAGTGTCAACCCTGTCAGTTCTACGCAAACTTCATACATCAGCCACCAGAACCATTACACCCGACTGTAtcttcatggccctttgaagcttggggacttgaCATTGTGGGACCTCTCACTCCGAAAGCCTCAAATGGACACGAGTATATTCTCGCTGGTACTGACTATTTCTCAAAATGGGCAGAAGCCATCACATTACGGGAAGTCAAGAAGGAAAATGTTGTGAATTTCATCCGAACTCAAATAATATATAGATATGGTGTACCACAACGTATCATTACTGATAATGGGAAACAGTTCGATAACCATCTGATGACAAGTTTAGGAGAGAAGTTCAAATTCACAGTACAAGTCATCGATGTACAACGCTCCTGCAAATGGCTTGGCTGA